One part of the Bradyrhizobium sp. CB1650 genome encodes these proteins:
- a CDS encoding HlyD family type I secretion periplasmic adaptor subunit yields the protein MSTLGETYATSRERAFYARPGRPALVGAVVVGAFASAMTLWGTLAPISGAAIASGNLQVEGRRQSVQHPYGGVIRQLLVRDGAHVDKGQLLVALDDSDPRAKLEVLVADRDAARAAEARLIAERDGRDAPDFGVDPQSANTKSALRQAMANEIAMMAARKHQFEAETAVLKGKIAELTAQIGGTQAQLTGTEKQRELLSDEMNGAQRLYEQGYTPKNRILALQREDAKLQADIGAQRATIAGMLQQISQNELEIAKAERARMSEITDQLRSTENKLAELAPKIDAATDVVTRTEIRAPATGSVVGLDVFTEGGVIQPGAKLMDIVPSDNPLIVDAQLKLSDINDVTVGRRAEIRLTGVNYVERPRLYGTVRTVSADRVTNDKSGPGYYAVEVSLEPEDVKKSRIELQSGMPAEVIVPTRPRTLFEYLFGPLRDELTRAFRER from the coding sequence TGGTCGGAGCCGTCGTAGTCGGTGCGTTCGCATCCGCGATGACGCTGTGGGGCACGCTCGCCCCGATCTCGGGGGCGGCGATTGCCAGCGGCAATCTCCAGGTCGAGGGGCGGCGCCAGAGCGTGCAGCATCCCTATGGCGGCGTGATCCGCCAGCTTCTGGTCCGTGACGGCGCCCACGTCGACAAGGGCCAGCTCTTGGTCGCGCTCGACGACAGCGATCCGCGCGCCAAGCTCGAAGTATTAGTCGCCGATCGTGACGCGGCGCGCGCTGCCGAGGCGCGGCTGATCGCCGAGCGCGACGGCCGCGACGCACCCGACTTTGGCGTCGATCCGCAAAGCGCGAACACAAAGTCTGCACTGCGCCAGGCGATGGCGAACGAGATCGCGATGATGGCCGCACGAAAACATCAATTCGAAGCGGAGACCGCCGTGCTCAAGGGCAAGATCGCGGAGCTGACCGCGCAGATCGGCGGCACGCAGGCCCAGCTAACCGGCACCGAGAAGCAGCGCGAACTGCTCTCGGACGAGATGAACGGCGCGCAGCGCCTGTACGAACAGGGCTATACGCCAAAGAACCGGATCCTGGCCCTGCAGCGCGAGGACGCCAAGCTGCAGGCCGACATCGGCGCACAGCGCGCCACCATCGCCGGCATGCTGCAGCAGATCTCGCAGAATGAGCTCGAGATCGCCAAGGCCGAACGCGCCAGGATGAGCGAGATCACCGACCAGCTCCGTTCCACCGAGAACAAGCTCGCCGAGCTTGCCCCGAAGATCGACGCCGCGACTGACGTCGTGACCCGCACTGAGATCAGGGCGCCCGCGACCGGATCGGTGGTCGGGCTCGACGTGTTCACCGAAGGCGGCGTGATCCAGCCGGGCGCCAAGCTGATGGACATCGTACCGTCGGACAATCCGCTGATCGTCGATGCTCAGCTAAAACTCTCCGACATCAACGACGTCACGGTCGGCCGCCGCGCCGAGATCCGGCTGACCGGTGTCAACTACGTCGAACGTCCCCGCCTCTACGGCACGGTGCGAACGGTTTCGGCCGATCGCGTAACCAACGACAAGTCCGGCCCCGGCTACTACGCCGTCGAAGTCTCGCTCGAGCCGGAGGACGTGAAGAAGTCACGCATCGAATTGCAGTCGGGCATGCCGGCCGAGGTGATCGTGCCGACGCGCCCGCGGACGCTGTTCGAATATCTGTTCGGTCCGCTGCGCGACGAGCTGACCCGCGCCTTCCGCGAACGCTGA
- a CDS encoding GntR family transcriptional regulator: protein MTATSLDRDRAYSLLRNLVISGEFAPDEPLSERSLSSRLALGRTPIREALKALAKDGLLAIHPMRGTFVRQMSFDDLREIHELRLALEGMAAYLAATRGPTGPLRNFAEDLRRIQSNATLDVEEAQQVGWAFHDELFRATGNGRLAQAYDNLRAQSGLALQKMRQYSIERTRQAVSEHLEIYAAVEANDPDAAQQRMWQHLSSAFEARLTALGAIRTQYPGQGDHRA, encoded by the coding sequence ATGACCGCAACCTCCCTTGACCGCGACCGCGCCTATTCCCTGCTCCGCAACCTCGTCATCTCCGGCGAGTTCGCGCCCGACGAGCCGCTGTCCGAACGCAGCCTGTCGAGCCGGCTGGCGCTCGGGCGTACGCCGATCCGCGAGGCGCTTAAGGCGCTCGCCAAGGACGGACTCCTCGCCATCCATCCGATGCGCGGCACGTTCGTGCGGCAGATGTCGTTCGACGATCTGCGCGAGATTCACGAATTGCGGCTCGCGCTCGAAGGCATGGCGGCCTATCTCGCCGCGACACGTGGACCGACGGGGCCCCTGCGAAACTTTGCTGAGGACTTGCGCAGGATCCAATCGAACGCGACGCTCGATGTCGAAGAGGCACAGCAGGTCGGCTGGGCCTTCCATGACGAACTCTTTCGCGCGACGGGCAACGGCCGGCTGGCGCAGGCCTACGACAATCTGCGCGCCCAGAGCGGCCTCGCTCTCCAGAAGATGCGGCAATACAGCATCGAACGCACGCGCCAGGCCGTCAGCGAGCATCTCGAGATCTACGCCGCCGTCGAGGCCAACGACCCCGACGCCGCGCAGCAGCGCATGTGGCAGCATCTCTCATCTGCCTTCGAGGCGCGCCTCACGGCGTTAGGTGCCATCCGCACGCAATATCCGGGACAGGGAGACCATCGCGCATGA
- a CDS encoding dicarboxylate/amino acid:cation symporter, translating into MIGALFRLPLVFQMLIGLALGLCVGLIWPDFGASLRPIGTAFVEAVKMIVIPVVFAAVTLGLYRMGSELKVLGRIAAISLGYFYVATVISILIGLLLNAVFHPGAGAPLAATGKVPQSLAVSVDWIKFFMDMIPSNIVAAMAEQKILPTLVFAILLGLALASSGKVGEPMVAVLEAVMAAMFKITKWITALAPIAIFAVMAWLFATQGLATVAALAKLVGVMYLGLAIMLVIFWLMLLAIGEKPIAVTKAVMEPMILAFSTRSSEVTLPLHMEKLRAMGASERIVSVVLPLGYAFNRDGAIMYFALAVTFLAEAYGVTLTWSTLFTIVMITTIASKGSANVPSGGLVAIAMVLSAIGLPIEALAIIAGVDAFLDMGRTAINVFGNTVAVKLVERFAGDVVADEAQPAAVGLQVQDA; encoded by the coding sequence ATGATTGGAGCGTTGTTCAGATTGCCGCTCGTGTTCCAGATGCTGATCGGCCTCGCCCTCGGCCTCTGCGTCGGACTGATCTGGCCGGATTTCGGCGCGAGCCTCCGCCCGATCGGCACCGCCTTCGTCGAGGCAGTGAAGATGATCGTCATTCCGGTCGTGTTCGCCGCGGTCACGCTCGGCCTCTACCGGATGGGCAGCGAGCTGAAGGTTTTGGGCCGCATCGCCGCGATCAGCCTCGGCTATTTCTACGTCGCGACCGTGATCTCGATTCTGATCGGCCTGCTCCTCAACGCCGTGTTCCATCCCGGCGCCGGCGCGCCATTGGCCGCGACAGGCAAGGTGCCGCAGAGCCTCGCGGTGTCGGTCGACTGGATCAAATTCTTCATGGACATGATCCCCTCCAACATCGTCGCGGCGATGGCCGAGCAGAAGATCCTGCCGACGCTCGTCTTCGCCATCCTGCTCGGCCTCGCGCTGGCCTCTAGCGGCAAGGTCGGCGAGCCGATGGTCGCCGTGCTCGAAGCCGTGATGGCGGCGATGTTCAAGATCACCAAATGGATCACGGCCCTGGCGCCGATCGCCATCTTCGCGGTGATGGCATGGCTGTTCGCCACGCAAGGGCTCGCAACCGTGGCCGCGCTCGCAAAGCTCGTCGGTGTCATGTATCTCGGCCTTGCGATCATGCTCGTCATTTTCTGGCTGATGCTGCTTGCGATCGGCGAGAAACCGATCGCGGTTACCAAAGCGGTGATGGAGCCGATGATCCTGGCCTTCTCCACCCGCTCCTCGGAGGTGACGCTACCGCTGCACATGGAGAAGCTGCGGGCGATGGGGGCCTCCGAGCGCATCGTCTCGGTGGTACTGCCGCTCGGCTATGCCTTCAACCGCGACGGCGCCATCATGTATTTCGCGCTCGCCGTCACCTTCCTTGCGGAGGCCTATGGCGTGACGCTGACCTGGTCGACGCTATTCACCATCGTGATGATCACCACCATCGCGAGCAAGGGCAGCGCCAACGTTCCCTCCGGCGGGCTCGTCGCCATCGCAATGGTGCTGTCGGCCATCGGACTGCCGATCGAGGCGCTTGCAATCATCGCCGGCGTCGACGCCTTCCTCGACATGGGCCGCACTGCGATCAACGTGTTCGGCAATACGGTCGCGGTGAAGCTGGTCGAGCGCTTTGCCGGCGACGTGGTCGCCGATGAGGCGCAGCCGGCAGCGGTCGGCCTGCAGGTGCAGGACGCCTGA
- a CDS encoding low specificity L-threonine aldolase: MNATSSREGIVDLRSDTVTLPTEAMLERMQRAPLGDDGREGDPTVRELEARGAALTGKEAGLFVPSGTMGNLLAMLAHAERGMDVFADGGAHLFNSELGSVVTIAGLVPKSMPGRRGAMDEAALEEAIGVSSRPGLIAMETTHNGAGGAVVPLSHMARIHALGQANGIAVHLDGARLFNASVALGVPAARIAEHTDSVMVCLSKGLSAPVGSLLCGAAAFIARARGLRKLVGGTMRQSGVVAAAGLVALDTMIERLREDHAAAKRLATALTWLDPTLADPGQVQTNILRIDVAGSSHDAAAWAAGVKHQGILVQASGPAQLRLVTHRHIDNEAVARTIGAFAAVRRRPRPTDAATY, from the coding sequence ATGAACGCGACAAGCAGCCGAGAGGGCATCGTCGATTTGCGCAGCGACACGGTCACGCTTCCGACCGAGGCGATGCTGGAGCGCATGCAGCGCGCCCCGCTCGGCGACGACGGCCGCGAAGGCGATCCCACGGTCCGCGAGCTCGAAGCCCGTGGCGCCGCGCTGACGGGCAAGGAGGCTGGCCTGTTCGTGCCGAGCGGCACGATGGGCAATCTACTGGCGATGCTGGCCCACGCCGAGCGCGGCATGGATGTCTTCGCAGATGGCGGCGCGCATCTCTTCAACTCGGAACTCGGCAGCGTCGTGACGATCGCGGGCCTCGTGCCGAAATCCATGCCTGGCCGTCGCGGCGCGATGGACGAAGCGGCACTCGAGGAAGCGATCGGCGTCTCCAGCCGGCCCGGTCTGATCGCGATGGAAACGACACACAACGGCGCCGGCGGCGCCGTTGTGCCCCTGTCCCATATGGCGCGAATCCATGCGCTTGGGCAGGCCAACGGCATTGCCGTGCATCTCGACGGCGCCCGCCTCTTCAATGCCTCCGTCGCGCTCGGCGTACCGGCGGCGCGTATCGCCGAGCACACCGACAGCGTCATGGTCTGCCTGTCCAAGGGCCTGAGTGCGCCGGTCGGCAGCCTGCTCTGTGGAGCCGCGGCGTTCATCGCGCGGGCGCGCGGCTTGCGAAAGCTCGTTGGTGGCACCATGCGCCAGTCCGGTGTGGTCGCGGCCGCGGGCCTCGTCGCGCTGGACACCATGATCGAGCGCCTGCGCGAAGACCATGCGGCAGCAAAGCGTCTCGCGACCGCGCTGACATGGCTCGACCCGACGCTCGCCGATCCCGGTCAGGTGCAGACCAACATCCTGCGCATCGACGTCGCCGGCAGTTCGCATGACGCTGCAGCATGGGCCGCGGGTGTGAAACACCAGGGCATTCTCGTGCAGGCGAGCGGGCCGGCGCAGCTCCGGCTCGTCACCCATCGCCACATCGATAATGAAGCCGTCGCGCGCACGATCGGCGCGTTTGCGGCGGTCCGCCGGCGCCCTCGTCCCACGGACGCAGCAACGTATTGA
- a CDS encoding VOC family protein, translating into MAITENSKAAEAPKPGSIDFKLEIVVVPVSDVDRAKAFYTQLGWRLDADFASDDGWRVIQFTPPGSNASVIFGRNVTAAAPGSARGLYLIVSDIQAAREELVARGIEAGEIFHGSGDTHAGPDEPYISGSCRLSGPDPARGSYRSFVSFHDPDGNGWLLQEITTRLPGRVEADTTFKSSADLAGALRRAAAAHGEHEKRTGGRHDDNWPDWCADYIVKEQAGAPLPS; encoded by the coding sequence ATGGCTATCACCGAGAACAGCAAGGCTGCCGAGGCGCCGAAACCGGGCAGCATCGACTTCAAGCTCGAGATCGTCGTCGTGCCGGTGTCCGACGTCGATCGCGCCAAGGCGTTTTACACGCAGCTCGGCTGGCGGCTCGATGCCGACTTCGCCTCGGATGACGGCTGGCGCGTCATCCAGTTCACCCCGCCGGGCTCGAACGCCTCGGTCATCTTCGGCAGGAACGTCACGGCGGCAGCGCCCGGCTCCGCGCGGGGCCTGTACCTGATCGTGTCCGACATCCAGGCGGCCCGTGAAGAACTCGTTGCCCGCGGCATCGAGGCGGGCGAGATCTTTCACGGCAGCGGCGACACGCATGCTGGCCCGGACGAGCCCTACATCTCCGGCTCGTGTCGCCTGAGCGGTCCGGATCCCGCGCGCGGCAGCTATCGCTCCTTCGTCTCATTCCACGATCCCGACGGCAATGGCTGGCTGCTTCAGGAGATCACGACGCGCCTGCCCGGCCGTGTCGAGGCCGACACGACATTCAAATCGAGCGCCGACCTCGCAGGCGCACTGCGCCGCGCGGCCGCCGCGCATGGCGAGCACGAGAAGCGCACCGGCGGTAGGCACGACGACAACTGGCCGGACTGGTGCGCCGACTACATCGTGAAGGAACAGGCCGGTGCACCGTTGCCGAGTTGA
- a CDS encoding bifunctional helix-turn-helix transcriptional regulator/GNAT family N-acetyltransferase — protein MLDPVSRVRRFNRAVTSAVGALDTSFLGRGRPLGAARVLNAIGHGRSDVAEIRDYLGLDSGLMSRLLRSLEDEGLIETTAHEDDARRRVAKLTRAGRREFSAYEALSNAQAKDFIDRHSQADALLAAMDLIASALARERIALNEMDPRSDEARYCLGEYYAELGRRFKQGFDVTLSRDPDAVDMRRPRGTFIVAMSDTLPIGCVGLKGTDHGYAEIKRLWVAPAARGLGLGRALMDAAEAAARELSIALLRLDTNSALPEAGQLYRRTGWSEIPRFNDDPYPDLFFKKRL, from the coding sequence ATGCTTGACCCCGTCTCGCGCGTCCGCCGCTTCAACCGTGCCGTCACCTCCGCTGTCGGCGCGCTCGACACTTCGTTCCTCGGGCGCGGCCGGCCGCTCGGCGCGGCGCGCGTGCTGAACGCGATCGGGCATGGACGCTCGGATGTCGCTGAGATCCGCGACTATCTCGGCCTCGATTCCGGGCTGATGAGCCGGCTGCTGCGCAGTCTCGAGGACGAAGGGCTGATCGAGACTACGGCGCATGAGGATGACGCGCGCCGCCGGGTCGCGAAGCTGACGCGCGCGGGCCGGCGCGAGTTTTCCGCCTACGAGGCGCTGTCGAACGCGCAGGCAAAAGACTTCATCGACCGCCATTCGCAAGCCGACGCCCTGCTCGCGGCCATGGACCTGATCGCCTCCGCGCTGGCCCGCGAGCGGATCGCGCTGAACGAGATGGATCCGCGGAGCGATGAGGCACGCTATTGCCTCGGCGAGTACTACGCCGAGCTCGGCCGCCGCTTCAAACAGGGATTCGACGTCACGCTGTCGCGTGATCCCGATGCGGTGGACATGCGGCGCCCACGGGGAACGTTCATCGTCGCGATGTCGGACACACTGCCGATCGGCTGTGTCGGGCTGAAGGGCACGGACCACGGCTACGCGGAAATCAAGCGGCTCTGGGTTGCGCCCGCCGCGCGGGGACTTGGCCTCGGCCGGGCCCTGATGGATGCGGCGGAAGCCGCCGCGCGCGAGCTCAGCATCGCGCTGCTTCGGCTCGACACCAACAGCGCGCTCCCCGAGGCCGGCCAGCTCTACCGCAGGACCGGCTGGAGCGAGATCCCGCGTTTCAACGACGACCCCTACCCCGATCTGTTTTTCAAAAAGCGGCTCTGA
- a CDS encoding ester cyclase — MTKSDLAEIYRDYIGCLNRQDWPALGQFVHDDVVHNAKPLGLSGYRAMLEKDFQEIPDLRFNVELLISNPPHIASRLKFDCTPVGKFLGLDVSGRRVSFCENVFYEFHDGKIRRVWSVIDKAAIEAQLVRSAMPAPPSK, encoded by the coding sequence ATGACCAAGTCCGATCTCGCCGAAATCTACCGCGACTACATCGGCTGCCTGAACCGGCAGGATTGGCCGGCCCTCGGACAGTTCGTGCATGATGACGTCGTCCACAACGCAAAGCCCCTCGGGCTGTCCGGGTATCGCGCGATGCTGGAGAAGGATTTTCAGGAGATCCCGGACCTGCGTTTCAACGTCGAGCTGCTGATTTCCAATCCGCCGCATATCGCCAGCCGGCTGAAGTTCGACTGCACGCCGGTGGGTAAATTCCTCGGACTCGACGTGAGCGGCAGGCGCGTCTCCTTTTGCGAGAACGTGTTCTACGAGTTTCACGACGGAAAGATTCGGCGAGTGTGGTCGGTGATCGACAAGGCCGCGATCGAGGCGCAGCTCGTGCGCTCCGCGATGCCGGCACCCCCATCGAAATAA
- a CDS encoding EamA family transporter, protein MHLAIATAFAAIYLLWGSTYLALALALQSLPPFTVMAARCLIGGAILYAAARAAGTSAPPLKAVMLAAFCGVLFFVGCHGLLAYAQQRVHSGLAAILLATIPLWITLLQVLVPGGERPTWKTIAFLFPGVAGVALIASQETSTGGVRASDIVLLLVASLSWAAGTFVSERYSGSFSPLALSGLELLAGGIALLAVGATRGEFGGLHLSNVSAVSIAGWAYLTLMGTVVAFAAYIWLLKQVPATLVATYTFVNPIIAVLVGWIFLGEKLSFWMLAGAALVIASVAGMLLARSKSQRKAKTSWPVQLAMVSSRDRQASRAR, encoded by the coding sequence ATGCACTTGGCGATCGCCACGGCCTTTGCTGCCATCTATCTCCTCTGGGGCTCGACTTATCTTGCGCTGGCGCTTGCCCTGCAATCCCTGCCGCCGTTCACGGTGATGGCTGCGCGCTGCCTGATCGGCGGGGCCATCCTCTATGCTGCCGCCCGAGCGGCGGGAACGTCCGCGCCGCCGCTGAAAGCCGTCATGCTCGCCGCGTTTTGCGGCGTCCTCTTCTTCGTTGGATGTCACGGGCTGCTTGCCTATGCCCAGCAGCGCGTGCATTCGGGACTTGCTGCGATCCTGCTCGCAACGATTCCCCTCTGGATCACGCTTTTGCAAGTCCTCGTTCCCGGCGGCGAGCGGCCGACATGGAAGACAATCGCATTCCTGTTCCCGGGTGTTGCGGGCGTCGCCTTGATTGCGTCTCAAGAAACGTCCACCGGCGGCGTGCGCGCCAGCGATATCGTTCTCCTGCTCGTAGCGTCACTCTCCTGGGCGGCCGGGACGTTCGTATCCGAACGTTACTCTGGAAGCTTTTCGCCGCTAGCGCTATCGGGCCTGGAACTGCTCGCCGGCGGAATCGCGTTGCTGGCGGTCGGCGCAACGCGCGGCGAGTTCGGCGGCTTGCACCTTTCGAATGTCTCGGCCGTCTCGATCGCAGGCTGGGCGTATCTGACGCTGATGGGGACCGTCGTCGCATTTGCAGCCTACATCTGGCTGCTCAAGCAGGTTCCGGCCACGCTGGTCGCGACCTACACTTTCGTCAACCCGATCATCGCCGTTCTCGTCGGCTGGATCTTCTTGGGTGAGAAACTATCGTTCTGGATGCTCGCCGGCGCCGCATTGGTCATTGCTTCGGTCGCGGGGATGCTCCTTGCGCGGTCTAAATCGCAACGTAAGGCGAAGACATCGTGGCCGGTGCAGCTCGCCATGGTCTCTTCTCGCGATCGGCAGGCGTCTAGAGCGCGGTGA
- a CDS encoding ABATE domain-containing protein: MVSLDQQRGRALGSSISAKSPQRPAEGDLDEELAIRFVNTVAWRLRDPQEERLPDADALLAWLGRNHVGSPRDLKHVRSAWQANAARAKAAYRDAMMLREAIYEILIARINHLPPPHGGLSVFNRMLARSTPSMALKWEGGDVTWGVRPQGDGPDLLKPIITSAAALMTGPRARRVKQCQDDRGCGWLFIDESRAQNRRWCSMGDCGNRAKAHRHYQRTRPKERGR; this comes from the coding sequence GTGGTTAGTCTCGATCAACAGCGCGGGCGTGCCTTGGGTTCCTCGATATCTGCCAAATCCCCGCAGCGCCCCGCCGAGGGTGACCTCGACGAGGAACTGGCGATCCGGTTCGTCAACACCGTGGCATGGCGCCTGCGCGATCCGCAAGAAGAGCGGCTTCCCGACGCCGACGCTCTGCTCGCGTGGCTCGGCCGGAACCATGTCGGCAGTCCACGCGATCTGAAGCACGTCCGGTCCGCCTGGCAGGCGAACGCTGCGCGAGCCAAAGCCGCATATCGCGACGCCATGATGCTTCGCGAAGCCATCTACGAGATCCTCATCGCGCGGATCAATCACCTTCCGCCTCCCCACGGCGGATTGAGCGTCTTCAACCGGATGCTGGCGCGGTCCACGCCATCGATGGCCCTGAAATGGGAAGGCGGCGACGTGACCTGGGGCGTGCGGCCGCAAGGCGACGGACCGGATCTGCTCAAACCCATCATCACCTCAGCGGCAGCATTGATGACCGGACCACGAGCACGCCGCGTGAAGCAATGCCAGGACGACCGGGGATGCGGCTGGCTCTTCATCGACGAGAGCCGCGCGCAGAACCGGCGCTGGTGCTCGATGGGCGATTGCGGAAACCGCGCCAAGGCGCACCGGCATTATCAGCGGACGCGTCCGAAAGAGCGCGGCCGGTAA
- a CDS encoding MFS transporter yields the protein MTSSTYRWVIVAAGGLLGCVAIGGMFSLPVFLQPIAKDTGWSVTGISSAMTIGFLAMAFTSMAWGTLSDRFGPLPVVLTGSAVLALSLFAASHATSLLVFQFVFGLLVGASCAAIFAPMMATVTGWFDTHRSLAVSLVSAGMGMAPMTMSPLAAWLVSNHDWRTSMQIVALVVGAIMIPVSLLVRRPPALAHVPAAPMGEGAPRAEMSMGEALRSPQFLILLATNFFCCATHSGPIIHTVSYAVSCGIPLIAAVTIYSVEGFAGMGGRIAFGLMGDRFGAKRVLVSGLLLQAFGALAYVFAHQLTTFYAVGAVFGFIYAGTMPLYAVLARENFPLRMMGTVIGGTAMAGSLGMATGPLAGGLIYDAFSSYAWLYIGSWAMGLGAFLMAMTFRPFAKPQGEPAPVAA from the coding sequence ATGACCTCTTCCACCTATCGCTGGGTGATCGTCGCCGCGGGCGGCCTGCTCGGCTGCGTCGCGATCGGCGGCATGTTTTCGCTGCCGGTGTTCCTGCAACCGATCGCCAAGGACACCGGGTGGTCGGTGACCGGCATTTCCAGTGCAATGACGATCGGCTTTCTGGCGATGGCCTTCACCAGCATGGCCTGGGGCACGCTGTCGGACCGGTTCGGGCCGCTGCCGGTGGTGCTGACGGGATCGGCCGTGCTGGCCCTGAGCCTCTTCGCGGCGAGCCATGCGACCTCGCTGCTGGTGTTCCAGTTCGTCTTCGGCCTTCTGGTCGGCGCCTCCTGCGCGGCGATCTTCGCGCCGATGATGGCGACCGTCACCGGCTGGTTCGACACCCATCGCAGCCTGGCGGTGTCGCTGGTCTCGGCCGGCATGGGCATGGCGCCGATGACGATGTCGCCGCTCGCGGCCTGGCTCGTCTCCAACCATGACTGGCGCACCTCGATGCAGATCGTGGCGCTGGTGGTCGGCGCCATCATGATCCCGGTCTCGCTCCTCGTCCGCCGTCCGCCGGCACTCGCGCACGTGCCGGCCGCACCAATGGGCGAGGGCGCGCCGCGGGCCGAGATGTCGATGGGCGAGGCGCTGCGCTCGCCGCAATTCCTCATCCTGCTTGCGACCAACTTCTTCTGCTGTGCCACCCACTCCGGCCCGATCATCCACACCGTCAGCTATGCCGTGAGCTGCGGCATCCCGCTGATCGCGGCGGTGACGATCTACAGCGTCGAGGGTTTTGCCGGCATGGGCGGCCGCATCGCCTTCGGCCTGATGGGCGATCGCTTCGGCGCCAAGCGCGTGCTGGTCTCGGGCCTGCTGTTGCAGGCCTTCGGCGCGCTCGCTTACGTGTTCGCGCATCAGCTCACCACGTTCTACGCGGTCGGGGCCGTCTTCGGCTTCATCTATGCCGGCACCATGCCGCTCTACGCGGTGCTGGCGCGCGAGAACTTTCCGCTGCGCATGATGGGCACGGTGATCGGCGGCACGGCGATGGCCGGCAGCCTCGGCATGGCGACGGGACCGCTCGCCGGCGGCCTGATCTACGACGCGTTTTCGAGCTACGCCTGGCTCTACATCGGCTCCTGGGCGATGGGCCTCGGGGCATTCCTGATGGCGATGACGTTCCGTCCGTTCGCGAAGCCGCAAGGGGAGCCTGCTCCGGTGGCGGCGTGA
- a CDS encoding methyltransferase domain-containing protein, whose protein sequence is MTDVLDSVRDHYAASGLTERLKAALAVFGPEDQPLAPQQPAALDQFHTRGLAATVDLAKLAGIAADMSVLDVGAGVGGPARFLATTYGCRVIGVDLSDPFVHAARYLTARTGQSERVSFETASALELPFDEGRFDVAWLQHVAMNVPDRRRLYREIRRVLKMGGRFATFDVVTGGGEPLYPVPWARTPATSFLLSAAATREAIEAAGFRMMVWQDDTEAAKAWIAQLRASGPPPSPNLGVVMGPEFAQLSANLGRNLLEGRLGILTAVFEAAPI, encoded by the coding sequence ATGACCGATGTCCTTGATAGCGTGCGCGACCACTATGCGGCGAGTGGCCTGACCGAGCGACTGAAGGCGGCACTCGCGGTGTTCGGGCCGGAGGATCAGCCGCTCGCCCCCCAGCAACCGGCAGCCCTCGACCAGTTCCACACCCGCGGCCTTGCGGCGACCGTCGACCTTGCGAAGTTGGCCGGGATTGCGGCCGACATGTCGGTTCTCGATGTCGGTGCGGGTGTCGGCGGCCCGGCGCGTTTTCTCGCGACCACCTATGGCTGCCGCGTGATCGGCGTCGATCTGAGCGATCCGTTCGTCCATGCCGCGCGCTACCTGACCGCGCGCACAGGTCAAAGCGAGCGCGTGTCGTTCGAGACGGCAAGCGCGCTGGAGCTGCCGTTCGACGAGGGCCGGTTCGACGTTGCGTGGCTCCAACACGTGGCCATGAACGTCCCGGACCGGAGGCGGCTCTATCGCGAGATTCGCCGTGTGCTGAAGATGGGCGGCCGCTTCGCGACCTTCGACGTCGTAACGGGGGGCGGCGAGCCGCTCTATCCGGTACCATGGGCGCGCACGCCGGCCACGAGTTTCCTCCTGTCCGCCGCCGCCACGCGCGAGGCGATCGAGGCAGCCGGCTTCCGCATGATGGTCTGGCAGGACGATACCGAAGCCGCCAAGGCCTGGATCGCCCAGCTACGCGCGTCCGGGCCGCCGCCGTCGCCGAATCTCGGTGTGGTGATGGGGCCGGAGTTCGCCCAGCTTTCCGCCAATCTCGGGCGAAACCTCCTCGAAGGTCGTCTCGGCATCCTGACCGCGGTGTTCGAAGCGGCTCCAATCTAG